The following are encoded in a window of Chitinophaga sp. H8 genomic DNA:
- a CDS encoding RES family NAD+ phosphorylase — protein sequence MEVYRISKCAYITDMNGTGARLYGGRWNSPGHAIVYTAGSRALSALEVLVHIPLKNIVLDFCIATIHIPDDIHIKTMLRKELPSGWQSLAPFPALQQVGDEWITSAAQAVLKIPSVVIAEEFNYLINPLHPDAARIVITHSQPFYFDQRLQDRGGKLKNPERPKD from the coding sequence ATGGAAGTATACCGGATCAGCAAATGTGCTTATATAACCGATATGAATGGCACCGGTGCCCGCTTATATGGCGGCAGGTGGAACAGCCCCGGACATGCTATTGTATACACTGCCGGTAGCCGCGCCTTATCAGCACTGGAAGTACTCGTGCATATTCCGCTGAAAAATATTGTACTGGATTTTTGTATCGCTACGATTCATATTCCGGATGATATCCACATTAAAACCATGCTGCGCAAAGAACTCCCTTCCGGATGGCAGTCGCTCGCTCCTTTTCCTGCTTTACAGCAGGTAGGTGATGAATGGATTACTTCCGCTGCACAGGCTGTGCTCAAAATACCCTCCGTGGTAATTGCAGAAGAATTTAACTACCTGATCAATCCACTCCATCCTGATGCGGCCCGTATTGTTATTACACATTCCCAGCCTTTTTACTTTGATCAGCGGCTGCAGGATAGGGGCGGAAAACTGAAAAACCCCGAAAGGCCCAAAGACTAA